One region of Planctomycetota bacterium genomic DNA includes:
- a CDS encoding STAS domain-containing protein yields the protein MEELNKPSPELLEVNIRQEQEGVTTILLSGVLDNFSYMQLERVFDPLINQHIYKFIVDLSRIDRISSAGVGVFLSKLRLIREKNGNIILINPMPEVMKMFAKLGITQYFTIAKDRQAAMSLFNVLKPRVLVISSRPEFGKNLVGYLSQKNREAISFASAKDILDHLKTNPASILIIETEIPDTEYEEMIKTAKEFKPNLPVIVVSGYLSAETKDKLTKLGVSDFCNKMFGFDYLGAIIEQKLTS from the coding sequence ATGGAAGAATTAAACAAACCGTCTCCTGAGTTATTAGAAGTCAATATCCGCCAGGAACAGGAAGGCGTTACCACCATTCTGCTTTCCGGGGTTCTGGATAATTTTTCTTATATGCAGCTTGAAAGGGTTTTTGACCCGCTGATAAACCAGCATATTTATAAATTCATCGTGGATTTATCCCGGATAGACCGGATAAGCAGCGCTGGGGTAGGGGTTTTCTTGAGCAAGCTTCGGTTAATCAGGGAAAAGAACGGCAATATTATATTGATTAATCCCATGCCCGAAGTAATGAAGATGTTTGCCAAGCTTGGGATAACCCAGTATTTTACCATTGCGAAAGACAGACAAGCCGCCATGAGTTTGTTTAACGTCTTAAAACCGCGGGTGTTGGTAATATCCAGTCGGCCGGAATTCGGAAAAAACCTGGTCGGATACCTGAGCCAAAAGAACCGGGAAGCAATCAGTTTTGCGAGTGCTAAAGATATTCTGGATCACCTGAAAACCAATCCGGCAAGCATTCTAATAATAGAAACCGAAATACCCGATACAGAATATGAGGAGATGATCAAAACGGCGAAGGAATTTAAACCTAATTTGCCTGTTATAGTCGTAAGCGGCTATCTAAGTGCAGAAACAAAAGATAAACTGACCAAGCTGGGTGTATCCGATTTCTGCAATAAGATGTTCGGGTTTGATTATCTGGGCGCTATCATTGAGCAAAAGCTGACTTCCTGA
- the secY gene encoding preprotein translocase subunit SecY yields MSRIKEIIVNIFMIPELRRRILFTFALLAVFRLGFAIPIPGVNVEALKEWLKVLEENYKAVSFIAIFSGGALSQFSIFTLGIMPYITASIMFSLLIKVIPSLEALSKEGPSGYRKISQYTRLAALPICILWSTTTIAVLQSPQVSARVGPVVLNPGFWTFILPTICSLTAGAMFLMWLGEQITEYGIGNGASLIIMAGIIDRMPNAVVQMIDAVQKGNVTIDRPLILLALYVLVIVAIVYTTQAQRRIPVQYAKHIRGQKVYGGQRHYLPLRVNQAGVMPVIFAVTLMAVPQLIAQVTKSEMLQSIFSRSESGFWYTSLYIILIFFFTYFWTALYFRPVEMSEHLKEWGSFIPGIRPGRETADYMEKIMNRITLTGATFLALIAVLPNIISVLLNVDTYVTGFLGGTGILIVVGVGLDLMQKIESQLLVREYDGFLAKGRVRGRR; encoded by the coding sequence ATGTCCCGAATTAAAGAAATCATTGTAAACATTTTTATGATTCCGGAGCTCCGGCGCCGGATTCTTTTTACCTTCGCGCTCCTGGCGGTTTTCCGGCTTGGTTTTGCCATACCGATCCCCGGGGTTAATGTGGAAGCCCTCAAGGAATGGCTTAAAGTACTGGAAGAAAACTACAAGGCGGTATCTTTTATCGCCATCTTTTCCGGAGGCGCGCTTTCCCAGTTTTCCATCTTTACGCTGGGAATTATGCCGTATATCACCGCTTCCATCATGTTTTCGCTTCTCATTAAGGTTATCCCAAGCCTGGAAGCCCTGAGCAAGGAAGGTCCCAGTGGTTACAGGAAAATCAGCCAGTATACAAGGTTAGCCGCATTGCCTATCTGTATTTTATGGTCCACCACAACGATTGCCGTTTTGCAATCACCTCAAGTGTCTGCACGGGTTGGTCCGGTTGTTCTCAATCCCGGTTTCTGGACATTTATCCTACCGACTATATGCTCTTTAACAGCCGGGGCGATGTTCCTGATGTGGCTGGGCGAGCAGATTACGGAATACGGCATTGGAAACGGTGCTTCATTGATTATCATGGCCGGAATTATTGACCGTATGCCGAATGCAGTTGTCCAGATGATAGACGCGGTCCAGAAAGGCAATGTTACTATAGACAGGCCTTTGATTCTTTTGGCGTTATATGTCCTGGTGATTGTGGCGATTGTTTATACGACCCAGGCGCAGCGGAGGATTCCCGTCCAATACGCCAAGCACATCCGTGGACAAAAGGTCTACGGTGGCCAGAGGCATTACCTGCCTTTAAGGGTGAATCAGGCCGGAGTCATGCCGGTTATTTTCGCAGTTACTTTGATGGCCGTTCCGCAGTTGATAGCACAAGTGACCAAAAGCGAGATGTTACAGAGTATTTTCAGCCGGAGCGAATCCGGATTCTGGTACACGTCTTTATATATAATACTCATATTCTTTTTCACTTATTTCTGGACGGCACTTTATTTCAGGCCGGTTGAAATGTCAGAACACCTCAAAGAATGGGGCAGTTTTATACCGGGCATAAGGCCGGGGCGTGAAACAGCCGATTATATGGAAAAAATAATGAACAGAATAACGCTGACCGGCGCGACATTTTTGGCGCTGATAGCGGTTTTGCCTAATATCATTTCGGTGCTTCTTAACGTGGATACCTACGTGACGGGCTTTTTGGGCGGGACGGGCATATTGATTGTGGTCGGTGTTGGACTGGACCTGATGCAAAAGATAGAATCGCAGCTTTTGGTCAGGGAATATGACGGCTTTTTAGCCAAAGGAAGAGTGAGAGGACGTAGATAA
- the rpsH gene encoding 30S ribosomal protein S8: protein MSTDPVADMLTMIRNARMRGTEKVNMPVSSIKLEIARVLKEEGYIKDYKTVKAEDKKNNTLAVYLKYGEDGECIINKIVRISKPGRRVYCRVKNMSKILDGLGVSILSTPKGVMSDKECRKLNLGGEIICNVY from the coding sequence ATGAGCACAGACCCGGTGGCTGATATGTTAACGATGATCCGGAACGCCCGGATGAGAGGAACCGAAAAAGTTAATATGCCCGTTTCGAGCATTAAGCTGGAAATCGCCCGTGTCCTTAAGGAAGAAGGGTATATTAAAGATTATAAAACCGTTAAAGCCGAGGATAAAAAAAATAATACGCTTGCCGTTTACCTTAAATACGGGGAAGACGGCGAATGCATCATTAATAAAATCGTTAGGATAAGCAAACCCGGCCGGCGCGTTTATTGCCGGGTCAAGAATATGAGCAAAATCCTGGACGGATTGGGCGTTTCCATATTATCCACCCCCAAAGGGGTAATGAGCGATAAAGAATGCCGTAAGCTTAATTTGGGCGGCGAGATAATTTGTAACGTTTATTAA
- the rpsQ gene encoding 30S ribosomal protein S17 has product MERGLRRTRTGVVISDKMDKTIAVKAEKLLRHPKYGKFIRKSTVYKAHDEKEQANIGDEVEIMETRPLSKTKRWRLVSIVKKAELKQD; this is encoded by the coding sequence ATGGAACGAGGTCTCAGGCGGACGAGAACCGGGGTGGTAATCAGCGATAAAATGGATAAAACCATTGCTGTCAAAGCGGAAAAGCTGTTACGCCATCCGAAATACGGAAAGTTTATAAGAAAATCCACCGTCTATAAAGCCCATGACGAAAAAGAACAAGCTAATATAGGCGATGAGGTGGAAATAATGGAGACCCGTCCCTTAAGCAAGACCAAAAGGTGGAGACTGGTAAGCATAGTAAAGAAAGCTGAGCTAAAACAGGATTAA
- the rpsK gene encoding 30S ribosomal protein S11: protein MRTQKAKVIDGSAEEKKKGGTGVPEKKPAKKKIKREVAHGVAHVKSTFNNTIITITDITGATLCSASAGTIGYKGSRKSTPFAAQKAAASVADKAKKFGIKEIDVKVKGPGAGRDSAIRTLQASGLTIKSIEDVTPLPHNGCRPRKKRRV, encoded by the coding sequence ATGAGAACACAAAAAGCGAAAGTAATCGACGGAAGCGCCGAAGAAAAGAAAAAGGGCGGTACCGGGGTGCCGGAAAAAAAGCCGGCCAAGAAGAAAATTAAGCGGGAAGTCGCCCACGGCGTGGCTCACGTTAAATCCACTTTCAATAATACGATTATCACGATTACCGATATTACCGGTGCAACGCTTTGTTCGGCTTCTGCCGGGACAATCGGCTATAAAGGCTCCAGGAAAAGCACGCCTTTTGCCGCCCAGAAAGCCGCGGCCAGCGTCGCAGATAAAGCCAAGAAATTCGGCATCAAGGAAATTGACGTCAAGGTAAAGGGTCCGGGCGCGGGGCGTGATTCGGCAATCAGGACACTCCAGGCATCAGGACTGACCATTAAATCTATAGAAGATGTGACTCCTCTTCCGCACAACGGGTGCCGCCCGCGCAAGAAGAGAAGGGTATAA
- the map gene encoding type I methionyl aminopeptidase — translation MIKYKSAREIELMRQAGLIVAGAMKLAREMIKPELSTIELDVKMMDYVIKHGGEMAFKGYRGYPANICVSINEELVHGIPDSRRIKSGDIISVDVGVRYKNYYADAAFTMGAGEISEKAKRLIEVTKKALDMAIDKIVPGRHLFEISATIQNFVESQGYSVVRQYVGHGIGTELHEDPQVPNYRISPEEQADVILKPGVVIAIEPMVNEGSWEVETLKNKWTVVTRDRKLCAHFEHSIAVTASGYDILTKE, via the coding sequence ATGATTAAGTATAAATCAGCCCGCGAAATCGAATTAATGCGGCAGGCCGGCTTGATAGTTGCCGGTGCAATGAAATTAGCGCGGGAAATGATTAAGCCAGAGCTTTCCACTATCGAGCTGGACGTAAAAATGATGGATTATGTGATAAAGCACGGAGGTGAAATGGCTTTTAAAGGATATCGCGGCTACCCCGCGAATATCTGTGTTTCGATAAACGAAGAACTGGTTCATGGGATACCGGATTCCCGCAGGATAAAATCCGGCGATATCATCAGCGTTGACGTGGGAGTGCGTTATAAGAATTATTATGCCGACGCGGCATTTACCATGGGGGCCGGGGAGATTTCGGAAAAGGCAAAGCGTTTGATTGAGGTAACCAAAAAAGCCCTGGATATGGCGATTGATAAAATAGTGCCGGGCAGGCATCTTTTTGAGATATCGGCAACTATCCAGAATTTCGTTGAATCCCAGGGGTATTCGGTAGTGCGTCAGTATGTCGGGCATGGAATCGGTACGGAGCTTCATGAAGACCCTCAGGTGCCCAATTACCGGATTTCTCCCGAAGAGCAGGCAGATGTAATCCTGAAGCCGGGCGTTGTCATTGCGATTGAACCGATGGTGAACGAGGGTTCTTGGGAAGTGGAAACCCTTAAGAATAAATGGACCGTCGTGACGCGTGACCGCAAACTCTGCGCTCATTTCGAGCATTCGATTGCCGTGACGGCTTCGGGGTACGATATCCTGACCAAAGAATAG
- the rplO gene encoding 50S ribosomal protein L15: MNITQLKHNVKITRKHKKRVGRGDRSGHGGTSGKGHKGQLARSGHQRRPYFEGGQMPLIRRLPKRGFTNARFQGTVAIVNLKDLNRFDAGTEVTPELLSKTGLVKGSYDKIKILGKGDLTKKLIIHAHAFSQGVAEKAKKTNSSCQLIKAAN; this comes from the coding sequence ATGAATATTACTCAATTAAAACACAACGTAAAAATAACACGTAAACATAAGAAACGCGTCGGAAGAGGCGACCGTTCCGGCCATGGCGGCACTTCAGGCAAAGGTCATAAGGGGCAGTTGGCCCGTTCCGGCCACCAGCGCCGCCCGTATTTTGAAGGCGGACAGATGCCTTTAATCCGCAGGCTGCCGAAAAGAGGATTCACCAACGCCCGTTTCCAGGGAACTGTCGCCATTGTCAACCTCAAGGATTTAAACCGGTTTGACGCGGGAACCGAAGTAACCCCGGAATTGCTTTCTAAAACAGGACTTGTCAAAGGCAGTTACGATAAAATAAAGATTCTTGGCAAGGGAGACTTGACTAAGAAACTTATTATTCACGCGCATGCTTTTAGCCAGGGGGTTGCAGAGAAGGCCAAAAAGACAAACAGTTCTTGCCAGCTGATAAAAGCAGCCAATTAA
- the ribD gene encoding bifunctional diaminohydroxyphosphoribosylaminopyrimidine deaminase/5-amino-6-(5-phosphoribosylamino)uracil reductase RibD has protein sequence MPEDLELHQKYINRAMELAARGEGMVEPNPMVGAVIVRDDKVISEGWHEHFGGPHAEINAFNNTKESVEGATLYINIEPCAHFGKTPPCVDAIIKAKIGKVVFSVRDPNPVTAGKGVTILRNAGIDVVEGIGERKARLLNAPFFKLHTEGLPYFIAKWAMTVDGKTATRSGDSKWISSEESRSFSHEFREKMGAIMVGIGTILKDNPKLLGREGAKNNPRRIILDSFARLPPDSEIVKTLKQAETHVVISPNAPQEKVKQLFELGVKIFEIEEVSGKINFLKLARKLTELGINKVLIEGGGEVLASAFEADLVDEVMVFIAPKIIGGRDAKTPVAGEGLDILKNAFTLADPEVRLIGNDILVRSRINRR, from the coding sequence ATGCCGGAAGATTTAGAACTGCATCAAAAATACATTAACAGGGCGATGGAACTGGCCGCCAGGGGCGAGGGCATGGTTGAGCCCAACCCGATGGTTGGTGCGGTCATCGTCCGGGATGACAAGGTGATAAGCGAAGGCTGGCATGAACATTTCGGCGGCCCTCACGCGGAAATCAACGCTTTCAATAACACCAAAGAGTCTGTTGAAGGTGCGACATTATATATTAATATCGAGCCATGCGCACATTTCGGCAAGACGCCTCCATGCGTGGATGCCATTATAAAAGCCAAGATAGGCAAGGTGGTCTTTTCCGTGCGCGACCCGAATCCTGTCACCGCGGGCAAAGGCGTGACGATATTACGCAATGCCGGCATTGACGTGGTGGAAGGCATCGGCGAACGCAAGGCGCGCCTATTAAATGCGCCGTTCTTCAAGCTCCATACCGAAGGCCTGCCGTATTTTATCGCCAAATGGGCGATGACCGTGGACGGCAAAACCGCCACCCGGAGCGGCGATTCCAAATGGATTTCTTCGGAAGAATCCCGCTCGTTTTCCCACGAGTTCAGGGAAAAGATGGGCGCGATAATGGTGGGAATCGGCACGATTCTTAAGGATAACCCGAAGCTTTTGGGAAGGGAAGGCGCCAAGAACAATCCGCGGCGCATTATCCTGGACAGTTTCGCGCGGCTGCCGCCGGACAGCGAGATAGTCAAGACCCTGAAACAGGCGGAAACCCATGTGGTCATTTCCCCGAACGCGCCCCAGGAAAAGGTTAAACAACTCTTTGAGTTGGGCGTTAAGATTTTTGAGATAGAAGAAGTGAGCGGTAAGATCAATTTCCTGAAACTGGCGCGCAAGCTGACCGAGCTTGGGATAAACAAAGTGTTGATAGAAGGCGGAGGTGAGGTTCTGGCAAGCGCTTTTGAGGCGGATTTGGTTGATGAGGTGATGGTTTTTATCGCACCCAAGATTATCGGAGGGCGGGACGCCAAGACGCCGGTTGCAGGGGAAGGATTAGATATCCTGAAAAACGCTTTCACGCTGGCAGACCCGGAAGTCAGGCTTATCGGTAATGATATTTTAGTCCGCAGCCGCATTAATCGCAGGTAG
- a CDS encoding adenylate kinase gives MIVVLLGAPGSGKGTQATKLKDALGIAHISTGDILRESIKKGTPVGKKAKEYMEAGGLVPDSIIIEIIAQRIKEPDCKKGFILDGFPRTVKQAESLDGILKESNLKIDKVISMDVTDSIVIERLSGRRTCRKCGVNFHIKYNAPAKENICDKCGGELYQRNDDKAETIKHRLEVYRKDTYPLLEYYKKAVINIKADEDIDKITERLMALIKGK, from the coding sequence ATGATAGTTGTTTTACTTGGAGCTCCCGGTTCAGGCAAGGGAACACAGGCGACAAAGCTTAAAGATGCTCTCGGCATTGCCCATATTTCAACCGGAGATATCCTGAGGGAATCCATAAAAAAGGGGACTCCAGTAGGCAAAAAAGCGAAAGAATACATGGAAGCGGGCGGTCTGGTGCCGGATTCCATCATCATCGAAATAATCGCCCAGCGTATAAAAGAACCGGATTGCAAAAAAGGATTCATCCTGGACGGATTCCCCAGGACCGTAAAGCAGGCCGAATCCCTTGACGGTATCCTGAAGGAATCCAATCTTAAAATTGATAAGGTAATCAGCATGGATGTCACCGATAGCATTGTCATCGAAAGGCTTTCCGGCAGGCGCACCTGCCGTAAATGCGGCGTTAATTTCCATATTAAGTATAACGCCCCTGCCAAGGAAAATATCTGCGATAAATGCGGCGGAGAATTATATCAGAGGAATGACGATAAAGCCGAAACCATCAAACACCGGCTGGAAGTTTACCGTAAGGATACTTACCCGCTTCTGGAATATTACAAGAAAGCGGTCATAAATATTAAAGCCGATGAAGACATAGATAAGATTACGGAACGCCTGATGGCTTTGATAAAAGGCAAATGA
- the rplN gene encoding 50S ribosomal protein L14: MIMMKTKLVVADNTGAKIVGCIQVLGGSKHRYAAVGDIVIGNVKKIITGGALKKGDIVRGVIVRTKAPIRRKDGSYVRFDRNAIVLLDAENNPRGTRIFGAVPRELRSNFMKIISLAPEVV, encoded by the coding sequence ATGATAATGATGAAAACCAAGCTGGTCGTGGCCGATAATACAGGCGCCAAGATAGTCGGCTGCATACAGGTGCTGGGCGGAAGCAAACACCGCTATGCCGCAGTCGGCGACATCGTTATCGGCAATGTGAAGAAGATTATTACCGGCGGTGCTTTAAAAAAAGGTGACATTGTCCGCGGCGTGATAGTCCGTACTAAGGCGCCCATCAGGCGTAAAGACGGATCTTACGTCCGGTTTGACAGGAATGCAATAGTCCTTCTGGATGCCGAAAACAACCCGCGCGGAACGCGTATTTTCGGGGCGGTCCCGAGAGAATTACGTTCTAACTTCATGAAGATAATTTCACTGGCTCCGGAGGTGGTTTAA
- the infA gene encoding translation initiation factor IF-1 → MVKEDFIKTEGIVKESLPNAMFKVEIKGGHTVLAHVAGRLRMNFIKIIPGDRVTLEISPYDLNKARIVYRG, encoded by the coding sequence ATGGTAAAAGAAGATTTTATTAAGACAGAGGGAATCGTAAAAGAATCTTTGCCAAATGCAATGTTTAAAGTGGAAATAAAAGGTGGCCACACGGTTTTAGCCCATGTGGCCGGCAGGTTAAGAATGAATTTTATAAAGATTATTCCGGGGGATAGGGTGACTTTGGAAATATCCCCTTATGATTTGAATAAAGCCAGAATAGTTTACAGAGGATAA
- the rplF gene encoding 50S ribosomal protein L6 — protein sequence MSRIGSKPIQLPDGVNVTRKDNTLLIAGPKGKIEQKISPNVKVEVDAAAKKVKLTCNIKLASDKAVYGTARSLINNAIHGVSQGYEKKIEIHGVGYNAKVQGQELTISIGFSHPVKVNIPAGLTVTVPNPNMLIIQGVNKELLGQFSASVRGIKPCEVYNLKGIKYADEIIKKKAGKTFVSGAS from the coding sequence ATGTCCCGAATAGGCAGTAAACCGATTCAGTTGCCGGATGGGGTGAATGTGACCCGTAAGGATAATACCTTGCTTATTGCCGGACCTAAAGGCAAGATAGAGCAGAAAATATCCCCGAATGTTAAGGTGGAGGTTGATGCCGCGGCAAAGAAAGTAAAGCTGACCTGCAATATAAAACTGGCTTCGGATAAAGCCGTTTACGGAACGGCGCGGAGCCTTATCAATAACGCGATTCACGGAGTTTCGCAAGGCTACGAGAAAAAGATTGAAATACACGGTGTTGGTTATAACGCAAAAGTCCAAGGGCAGGAATTGACTATCAGCATAGGTTTTAGCCATCCGGTAAAAGTAAATATTCCCGCCGGGCTTACTGTCACTGTGCCTAACCCGAACATGCTTATAATACAGGGTGTGAATAAGGAATTGCTCGGGCAGTTTTCCGCTTCTGTGAGGGGGATTAAACCCTGTGAAGTGTATAATCTTAAAGGCATAAAATATGCCGACGAAATAATAAAGAAAAAGGCCGGAAAGACCTTTGTGTCCGGAGCTTCGTAA
- the rpsE gene encoding 30S ribosomal protein S5, translated as MERPPRRNRRDEPREAPEYEEIVLKVKRCCKVVKGGKRFNFSALVTVGNKKGRVGYGHGKAKEVPFAVEKAIKAAKRNLVDIPIKDTTIPHRVEGKYGASRVIVRPACKGTGIIAGSAMRAILELAGVENVLAKVMGSTNPMNVVRATVVALQKLKTKKAIEELRGVNAV; from the coding sequence TTGGAAAGACCACCGAGAAGAAACAGGAGGGATGAACCCAGGGAGGCCCCGGAATACGAAGAAATTGTCCTTAAGGTAAAGCGTTGTTGTAAGGTTGTCAAGGGAGGTAAGCGGTTTAACTTTAGCGCACTTGTTACCGTGGGCAATAAAAAAGGACGTGTTGGCTACGGGCACGGAAAAGCCAAAGAAGTGCCTTTCGCCGTGGAAAAAGCCATCAAGGCGGCCAAAAGAAACCTGGTTGATATCCCGATTAAAGATACGACTATTCCACACCGTGTGGAAGGCAAATACGGTGCTTCAAGGGTGATTGTCCGTCCGGCCTGTAAAGGAACCGGGATTATCGCAGGTTCGGCCATGCGCGCCATTCTGGAGCTGGCTGGCGTGGAAAACGTCCTTGCCAAAGTTATGGGAAGCACCAATCCGATGAATGTGGTCAGGGCCACCGTAGTCGCATTGCAGAAATTAAAGACAAAGAAAGCAATAGAAGAATTAAGGGGTGTTAATGCCGTATGA
- the rpmJ gene encoding 50S ribosomal protein L36: MKVRPSVKRICENCQIIRRKGKIRVICSNPRHKQRQG; the protein is encoded by the coding sequence ATGAAAGTAAGACCGTCAGTAAAGCGTATTTGTGAAAATTGCCAGATTATCCGGCGCAAAGGCAAAATCAGAGTTATCTGTTCGAATCCGCGTCATAAACAAAGACAAGGATAA
- the rplE gene encoding 50S ribosomal protein L5: MSRLLEKYKKECIPVLKEKLSLKNVMAVPRLDKIVVNAGVGKAIENKDRIEATVKDIAAITGQKPVVTYARQSISGFKLRKGEKIGCKVTLRGRTMYEFLDKLISIVIPRLRDFRGLDPKSFDNQGNFNMGIAEQSVFPEISIDQVQFVQGMDITMVISNGSKKASHELLKSLGMPFRS, translated from the coding sequence ATGTCAAGACTGTTAGAAAAATATAAGAAAGAATGCATCCCGGTGTTAAAGGAGAAATTAAGCCTTAAGAATGTAATGGCGGTGCCGCGCCTGGATAAAATCGTGGTGAATGCCGGCGTGGGCAAGGCGATCGAAAACAAGGACAGAATCGAGGCAACGGTAAAAGATATCGCCGCGATAACCGGGCAAAAGCCGGTGGTAACCTATGCCCGTCAGAGCATTTCCGGATTTAAACTGAGAAAAGGTGAGAAAATCGGTTGCAAGGTCACCTTAAGGGGCAGGACAATGTATGAATTCCTAGATAAATTAATCAGTATTGTCATCCCACGCTTGCGCGATTTCAGGGGATTGGACCCGAAGTCATTTGATAATCAGGGCAATTTTAATATGGGCATCGCCGAACAGTCGGTTTTCCCGGAGATAAGCATTGATCAGGTCCAGTTTGTTCAGGGGATGGATATTACCATGGTGATTTCTAACGGTTCGAAAAAGGCCTCCCATGAATTGTTAAAATCATTGGGGATGCCCTTCAGGAGTTAA
- a CDS encoding type Z 30S ribosomal protein S14 has protein sequence MATKALRIKQQSEPKYKVMKYNRCLLCGRRRAYYRRFCMCRLCFRKLASEGKLPGVRKASW, from the coding sequence TTGGCGACAAAAGCATTAAGGATAAAGCAGCAAAGCGAACCTAAATACAAGGTTATGAAATATAACCGTTGCCTCCTTTGCGGCCGGCGCAGGGCTTATTACCGCCGGTTTTGCATGTGCCGGCTTTGCTTCAGAAAGCTTGCCTCGGAAGGCAAGTTGCCCGGTGTCAGGAAAGCAAGCTGGTAG
- a CDS encoding 50S ribosomal protein L18, with the protein MNKTREILRKRTIRHYRLRHKVQGTAVKPRLCVTRTLNQIYAQVIDDEKGHTLVSVSTLTPDIKKSVKSGGNVAAAKVVGKKVAEEAVKKNIKTVVFDRGGFPYHGRIKALADSAREGGLKF; encoded by the coding sequence ATGAATAAAACGAGAGAAATACTGCGTAAAAGGACGATTCGCCATTACCGCCTGCGCCATAAAGTTCAGGGAACAGCGGTTAAGCCGCGTTTGTGCGTTACCCGTACCCTTAATCAGATTTACGCGCAGGTGATAGATGATGAAAAGGGTCATACTTTGGTATCCGTTTCCACGCTCACCCCGGATATAAAGAAAAGCGTTAAGTCTGGAGGAAACGTTGCCGCGGCTAAAGTCGTGGGCAAGAAAGTGGCCGAGGAAGCGGTTAAAAAGAATATCAAGACTGTGGTTTTCGACCGGGGCGGATTTCCTTACCACGGGCGCATTAAAGCATTGGCAGATTCCGCGCGAGAAGGCGGATTAAAGTTTTAG
- the rpsM gene encoding 30S ribosomal protein S13, with amino-acid sequence MARIAGVEIPANKRVVISLMYIYGIGKTLSQKVLKEANIDENIRVKNLNEDQLGRINNIIDKHFVVEGALRRQIGQNIQRLKDIGSYRGFRHRKGLPVRGQRTRTNARTRKGPRKTVAGKKMSLAKT; translated from the coding sequence ATGGCACGTATCGCTGGGGTGGAAATTCCTGCAAATAAAAGAGTGGTAATCAGCTTAATGTATATTTACGGCATCGGCAAGACCCTTTCGCAAAAAGTCCTTAAGGAAGCTAATATCGATGAAAATATCAGGGTGAAAAACCTTAACGAAGACCAGCTCGGACGCATTAATAATATCATTGATAAGCATTTTGTGGTTGAAGGCGCTTTGCGGCGACAGATCGGCCAGAATATCCAGCGTTTGAAAGATATCGGCAGTTACCGCGGTTTCAGGCACCGTAAGGGATTACCCGTCCGCGGGCAGCGCACCCGGACCAATGCCCGAACCAGGAAGGGACCTCGTAAGACGGTAGCAGGCAAGAAGATGTCTCTTGCTAAAACATAA
- a CDS encoding 50S ribosomal protein L24 produces MNIKKGDIVKVISGDDKNRDGKVIRVMTGGEKILVQGVNMVWKHMKRSSNYPHGARIQKESPINISNVKLICPNCNKPTRVGFVKQPDGVKNRSCKKCKQAITA; encoded by the coding sequence ATGAACATAAAAAAAGGCGATATCGTAAAAGTAATCAGCGGCGACGACAAGAACCGTGATGGCAAGGTAATACGGGTCATGACGGGAGGCGAGAAAATCCTGGTGCAGGGCGTTAATATGGTTTGGAAACATATGAAACGCAGCTCTAACTATCCGCACGGTGCCCGTATCCAGAAAGAATCTCCTATTAATATATCTAATGTAAAGCTGATTTGCCCGAATTGCAATAAACCGACCCGGGTCGGTTTTGTGAAGCAGCCCGACGGCGTAAAAAACAGAAGCTGTAAAAAGTGTAAACAAGCGATTACCGCATAA